ttgtttgtttttggcaaaattggttgattattgtttttagctttactattggtaatttttgttgttgggctaaattttttttgggcttgtacctataaattttttatggcctttagaaagaggaaaatgctagggttacaatttttttttttacaaattgttaatcCGATGAGTAGTTATTGGTAAGTGGTAGGTTTAAATgcaaactaataagaatttgcaacttcaatagtttgtaaatatATTGTAGAAGAGTTTGTGACTATcgcattatttttaaaagaatcaatgatattattaaggggtgcaaaatgtaattttatagaacaaaattgctaaaattagtagctatatatatactaatattttttataaaaaaaattagggggggccattgccccccaaTGCCAAAGTTTACCTCCGTCCATGCCCAAGATGCTAGTAAGAGGTTTTGAATCTAGGATCTCATGAATATCATGAGGGCTTAGGAATCATTAAGTCAACTCCTTAAAGTTACTTCCACATCTTTTTGAAGTGAGGAAAAGCGAAGGCCCACTACATTGTTCATGATAGTTGCTTGAGTCCTAAAACAAAATCTTGGAAGAGTTTTGAACCTACTCTTTTTTAATAAGCGCAGGAAGTACTTTGCTTTTACATGctaaagttttaagttttaacacaCGAAAGATGAAATATGTTCCATACATTCTCATTTATTTCTATTAGGATCCGCCTGTCAATAAGTCCTGAATCGCACAAAAGAGATACGAGTAACTAAGAGGTATTGTGCAATTAGTTGGTATTGAAAACATACGAGTCAACTAAGCAAGTCGGAAAAGAAATGGTTGAATAAACATAAATGTTCtcaaagttctattttttcccCTCCAAATATTCATAGGATAATATGaatgttttaataaaattacaataaatggTAGTTGTTAGTACCTATGAGACTTATGATATCTGaatatcaaaatttataatcaGTATTTTGGGACTACTCTACAAAATtcctctctatattttttacttgttaTTTGTGGGATAGGGATTATACACTCGTGGGAGAAGAATTATTTTCTCAAAGAGTTCTCAACACCTGTATtgtcccaaaaaagaaaaggtaccATTAATTGCATTGTGTGTCATGTAAAGCAAGTATGAGTTTTGAACAAGTGATTCTAGAGATATTGACACTACAAAAAATAAGCTTATTTGCGATGGTCAAAGTTTGTCgcaaaaacacaaaaagctGTCACAAATTCGTATTACCGACGGCAAAAAGCCGTCGACGTCCGTCGGCAAAAGCCTCGTCGGTAATACTATATTGCCGACAAGGCCATCGCTAACACTTATTTTCGACAGCAAAACTCCGTCGTAAGTACTTAATAATTGCCGTCGCAAATTCAACTTCATACGAGGAAGTTGGACGACCAAATAGAGTTTGCGACGAACTAAGGCTGTcgttaatgtatttttttcgacaactaaaaattatcataaatacTTGCCTTGTCGTCTAAAATAGAACTTCAAACGAGGAAGTCGGTCGACCAAAGACCTTTTGCGATGAACAATGACCATTGTTAATGTATTTTTTCAACGACTAAAAACTATTGTAAATACCTAATTTTTCATCGAAAATATAACATCAATGCAaccaattacttttttttgacAAACTTTAGCCGTTATTAAAACCCATTTTTCTCGTCACTCATAcattatttgcaaaaaaaatagcttcgtcgaaaaaaaaattatgatatttttattttatttgataatatcaaatatttttgtatatggaataattaatatataaattacaaacacaaatccaTAATTGTTCATAAAAGTTTCTCCACTCAAATAACAAACACAAATCCATAATTGTTCAAAACTAATAAGTGcattaaaaatgcaaatattaaAAGGTCTACAAAATAGCATGTTGTTCAATAATACACGAAGGCTATATTATATCCTGTACAAAACTTGAAAGCATAAATATTGAAAGATCAACTATCATTTGAGTCAGTGTCGTCCTCCATCTAAGAGTCATCTTCCTCCTCATAGTCATCTTGTGTTATTATTTACATTGTGATCTCCTCCTCTAGCATTGGTCtgcaatattttaaattaaactgAATAAATATATAGGAACATTGTAGTACTCCAGTTAATGAGAGCTTAAAAGAATACATCTGGCTCCAATAACCATATTAATAGTACATCTCCATCACCCTTAACAATATATCTATCACCACAACAAGTCACACAAAATCACATATGTACCAACAATAgcaattaattgaaaattataatgaGCAAATTTATCACTTATTTCGACAACCTaaataaaatagcaaaaaacTTTTAATGTTGATTATACTgagaaaatatatatgtgtaGTAGTTGCTTGCGTATAATTAAAGCCCATCgatttcaaaacatttttaataataaaagctaTCACCTCTTTCAATTGACAGATTGTTCCCTCCAATAACTAGTTATCATATCATaagtttatcaaaaatattggaaaaaaatgtttagaactttagtatttttcatttttaatataaatataaataaaataatataactttagaGATTGTTAAAGTTAATAAgccttctatatatatatatatatatatatatatatatatatatatatatatatatatatatatatatttctgaaCTACATGTATTCGTTAGTCTAATATGATCTATCAATATATGATGATGCCTAAGagatcaccagtaagctgctagtactccaccgatttgaagcaacacctgcgaagaaaaaagtaggtgatcgacagagagcatcggtgtggtgccggccaaagaccctccgacgatcaaattagaatctttaaacaaccctagagtgccaaagttgaggtaattgtgcgtacctttgggtcatgggggtcttggggtatatatagtggtgtgtggccaaaatatgcgccttggtgaagaagtactttccctTTTAAAAAGAGTAATTCacggatctttgcctattgtgttgagccctttccttatagggatcttcttaactaagtcgaacgcgtagcgcaagaactttccttatattcacataggCAGAGGTtaagataggctaaaaatgaaagttggattataccttcagccttcacctgccaaggtcgtcagccaaCGTGTAACTCTtatactgtcgtcagcttacgtacgccaacgtggtccgtcagccaaggacatcagccaaagaccttacagccaaggtcgtcacccctgaCTCGTCCACATGATCCGTCAGCTTAATATTGCTGCGTGAGGGGCATGGCTATGAATGCTAAAGAGGTGTCAATGACAGCAGTTGACGGATAGCGTATTGTCGTCAGTTTCTTGACGTGCATTTAGTATGTAACGAGTGAacttccgtcagcttcttaatgttccgtcaccttgtaataacgtcactatcagctGCCCCCCACTCCATTATCCCGTCAGCTATGAGTGACGGGTCATGGAGTTCTTGTTATTGGGGAAAGGGTTCATGCATGGTAGTTTGTGCcatcttcattaaatggtgggacacatgtcaTTGGCTGATTGGCTCCGCGTCTGGACGGGTATGTCGCTTCGTCTACCGCGCCTCTTCTCCCCTATATATACctcactatttacctttttttcacttttttctgCCTTGTCCATCTTGAGAGAACGAATCCGTCACTGCCAGCCTTGTCACATCGTCAACCGCGCAGCCGTCAGCTTCCTGAGACCGTCCTCCTACACGTAAGTCTTCGCTActctactttttaatttttatagtgtcgccctttagtgaagtcgtctgcctaggatcttagaaagaaacccgtcgtttgtaggtagtcagatgtctagggagacgccgAGTGACCAGTCGTCGATCCGCGACGAAGCGGGTTACGACGAAGTTTTCCCGTCAGGTCGTGAGCCCGCAgagggcctatcctggtcgtcagaaagAGAATCGTCAACTCATTCTgacggtgaagtagagagttctagaggaagtgGGGTGAGCGGTGATGTAGACGATGAAGGCCTGGGAATTCCCGAAAATGCAAGTATCAGTGACGAGGGCGAGAGTGACGACGATGAGGAAGCCTTAGAGAGTACCTCGGGATCCTCTAGTGATGACCGTCCTTTCATCTTACCCTCAgagtggtccgtcaacaattttctcccGACGATGACGGAGAACGTTTTTAAAAGTTTGCGGTCCCGTTATCAAATACCAGACGACATTCCCATTCGTCTTCCTGAGGAAGGTGAGAAGTGTTACTCCGGACGAACCGCggacgtcggcatgtatgatgccatgttcgcggcTGGGCTAAGGCTGCCGCTGACGGTATTACACCGTCAGCTAGCTAACTTCCTGGGGATATccgtcagccagattgcccccaatgcttggcgaaccttcattggtgccgagatcttgTGGGGCAGTTTgagtggtgggaaccgtcagctgactttggacgagttcttttggtgttatcgtcctcagcacatttcctcgtcaaaaggagtgtatCACTTTGCAGTAAGGGATAAGGAGTTGAAGTTAGTGTCCGATATGCCtgactccaataggaagtggaagggtAGATACTTCTTTGTAGAAGGAACGAATTGGGTGTGTCGTCCAGAAGAGTGGGAGACGATGCCCGTGGTTTTGACAACACATGGGCATATGTTAGAGATTCAGGTTAATACCGTCGGCCCTTCTCGCTCCGTCTACTTATTTGCTGTCCTAACCCGTCACTTTTCACTGCAGCTAACAACCGTCCACGTATCACTGTGGAGCAAGAGGACTTCATTCAtcgagtgacggccattccCTTGGATGAGAGGAAGTGTCGGGATCTAATCACGTTAGACACCCTTCACTTATATTGTGGTGGCCCTGAACCGACGGAGGAGGCTTGCAAATTGAACGCCTATTCTTGCCGACGTGAGTGTCCTTCAACTTCTTGTCTTTATCCTGACGTTGTTTCTTTCTAACCCTTAttctttgcagaaatggagtcagctaaGCAAAGGGTCAGAGCTGCAGCTGCGGCTAAGAAAAAACAGCAAGAGAAGGCTGGGGGCGAGTTAACCCCACCGTCAGCCCTCAGGCCCGTTGAGAAGGCCGCGGCCAAGAGAAAACCTGACGGCAGGGTAGACCGTCCGGGGAAGAAGGTTGCCCCCACTCCTAGGGACCAGTCATCTCGAAGGCCGTCGCCTCCCAGGTCTGTTCACGGGGCAGGCAAGGGTCCGATGACCTCGTCAGGGCCCGTTGTCCAAGGATCCGTACGCCGTCTGCTGACCCACAAGGATTATGCTGTAGAGGTGACGGAATCCATTTTAAAGGATGAGGAGACGGATCCTTGTGCGGAGCAAACTACTGACGAGATAGGGGCGTCAGCCCTTTTTGACCTCACTAGGGTATGTGTCtctttttactttacttttggTGTTCGATCAGTCTTAATCATCCTGACGTTGTTCTATCTTTTTTAATGTAGGCTATGGTTCGCGTGAAGGCCTTGTCGAATAGGTGCTCTGCCAAGGAGGGGGTGATCACCCGTCTGAACGAGCGCGTCAAGTACCTAGCTGACGGTCAGGCGCAGTTCAAGGAGGCGAACAAAATCTTGGGCACGGAGCTGAAGGACTATAAGGAGAAGCTGACGGAGGAAACCCGTCGCCGGGAGTTGGAGACGGAGGCCAAGGTGACGGCGGAGAAGGAGTTGAGATCCATCCTAGTCCAAGTGGAGACGGCTAGGAACGACGCTGTGACGGAGTTCAAAGATTCGTCGGCCTTTATAGACGCTTGCGCTGCCTACTACGGTGACGGGTTCGAGGACTGCTTGAAGCAAGTAAAATCCGTCTACCCGGACTTGGATCtgtcaaggatttcaatggatgagTCCATCCCGTCAACCCCTGCAGGCGACGTCGTCCATGAAGATGCTGATGACAATAATCAGAGAGACAACAGCGTCGTCCTTGCCCAGCCAGCTGCGGATCCCACCGTCACTCTGACTCCAAATCCTCACAATGGCGAACCAAATGCCGTCagcccttctctctcttgtGTCCAGCCTTTCACTGCTGAAGATGATGGACAACACTGACGCCCTCTCATGAGATtaaaaccccttttttttttttttttgaagaactgTAGACGAAATTGTAGTACTTGGCGCCCATTTttctgggcttttgtaaagacattgcctattttaattttaatgtcgttttatgcttcaagcatgtgtttttttttattaagttaaaATTGTCCGTGATGAACTCGTCAGCTTAAGGGTGACGGTATTTTTCTTCAATccaattttttgaattaatgACGGCGTCAGCTTCTTTTTCAGCGAATCTAGCTCGATGTATTCATTTGGCAATACGCCCATTTTTCTACGAACGATGCCGTCAGctaactttgaacataacaccgtTATTATGAACATAATGccgtcactttgaacataacgccGTCACCTTGTTGCATCATGGCACGGTGACGAGCTCAAGAGGGAACATATCAGTATTTTATTGCCCTTGTACATCTTATGCGCTTGGTGGTAAGGCCTTATAGCAATGAGGTCGTCCACCTTGTTGTCCTTAGATTGGgatcatccactttgtggattttaggtgtaagattgtccactttgtggacttatttaCGACGCCGTCCACTTTGcggacttagatgtagatcgtccactttgtggacttagaggcagaccgtccactttgtggacttataagcaggtcgtccactttgtggacttggatgtaggtcgtccactttgtggacttacaagcatgtcgtccactttgtggacttagatgtaggccgtccactttgtggacttagacgtaggccgtccactttgtggacttagaggcagaccgtccactttgtggacttataagcaggtcgtccactttgtggacttggatgtaggtcgtccactttgtggacttacaagcatgtcgtccactttgtggacttagatgtaggccgtccactttgtggacttagacgtaggccgtccactttgtggacttagatgtaggccgtccactttgtggacttataagcaggtcgtccactcttggacttagacgtaggccgtccactttgtggacttataagcaggtccactttgtggacttataagcaggtcgtccacttttgGACTTGGATGTAGAGGACCTGTtgttttcttcaagacataaaaaattcactagtcgtttctgaatggacctcctcttattatgatgaatgcataagtaaaattttgttcaaaaataggaaagataagttttcagccctttggacttaaaatatactgtagacaggaataagctaagacaaataattaaggatcataaactggtaatgaggagtaacgttctgcttgctatcttctactggtagtactttctgaggtgctctgcgttccatgggtgtcgcAGCTTCTGCCCGTCAAGCgtctctaggtgataggtgccctttcttTGCCATGATAtgatcttgtagggtccttcccagttcgggccgagctttccttgtgtgggatctctggctgcgcccattactttccttaaaacaaggtctccgactttgaagtctcggtgcttgactcgggagttgtagtgcttgcttacgaggtcctggtatcgcGCGAGCCTCTGCTCAGCCACCGCCCTCACTTCGTCAATTAGATCCAATTGTAAACGAAGCTCTCgatcatttcttccctcgtcgtgattgGCCACCCTATAACTTGTGAGCCCTATCTCGGCTGGGATGACCGCTTCACTTCCGTACGTCAGctggaaaggggtttctcctgtagggGTTCGCACTGTCGTTCTGTAAGCCCACAACACGCTGGGTAGCATCTCAGGCCatacgccctttgccccctcgagccgagtcttgatgattcgaagcaaggatcggttggtgacttctacttgtccatttgcctgaggatgggctggggaagaataatggttcttgattcctaactctgaacagaaggctcggaaggagtcgttgtcaaattgtttaccgttgtccgaAATTAAGACCCTTGGAATTCCGTACCTGCAgacaatgtttctccatacaaaaccccttacattcttttcagtgattgtggctagggcttcagcttcaacccatttggtgaagtaatcgatgccgacgacgaggaacttcagctgtcttgctgccatcgggaatggtcccatgatatccaacccccattgggcgaatggccatggggcagttatgggggtcaattcttcTGCAGGTTGCCGAgtgatgttgctgaacctttgacacttgtcgcaagctctcacataaacctgggcgtcattttgcattgttggccattAGTACCCGGACGTATTCAGCTTTTGTACCAACGACCGTGATCCAGAgtggttgccgcatatcccctcgtgtacttctctcataacaTAGTCTGCTTCTTCGGGGCCTACGCACCTTAGATATGGTCGagaaaagccccttttgtagagaacgtcctttatcaagacaaaccgtgcagacaggaccttcagcttcctggCGGCCTCCTTTTCATTAGGCaacgtgccatcttttaggtaggagatcaggggcgtggtccaattgttttcggaaccaatttcctgtacgcagacaacgtcaattaatggtgaggactgaatgaaagaaagtaccttgtcgaTGGGGGTCATAGTTTCCGCAGATGCGGCTTTGGAAAGTCGGTCGGCatgttcgttttctcctcttggaatttggactattttggctTGCAGCCCGTCCATCCTCTTTTTTGCTTGTTCCCAGTACCTCCTCATTTTTTCACCTTTGCACTCGTACTCGCCGTTTACATGGCttgtgacgacttgggagtcgcaatgaACAACCACGTTTGTGGCTCCTACAACTTGAGCAAGGTCTAGACCTGCTATcagggcttcatactcagcttcattgttagttgtaggGAAATCGAGGCGAATCATACATTTGAGCTCGTCGCCTTCCGGAGAGTTAAGCACGACCCCTACCCcgccagccttcttgttggatgacCCGTCAGTGAAAATGCCCCATTGGGGAATCTTTTCCTCTTCGCCTTCCGCGTTGGTGAACTCAGCAATGAAGTCAGCCACtgcttgtcccttgatggcgacgcgggggcgatattgtatgtCAAATTCACTTAGCTCTACGGACCACAGCGCCATCCGTCCGGCAGCCGCAG
This genomic stretch from Castanea sativa cultivar Marrone di Chiusa Pesio chromosome 1, ASM4071231v1 harbors:
- the LOC142625098 gene encoding uncharacterized protein LOC142625098 codes for the protein MALWSVELSEFDIQYRPRVAIKGQAVADFIAEFTNAEGEEEKIPQWGIFTDGSSNKKAGGVGVVLNSPEGDELKCMIRLDFPTTNNEAEYEALIAGLDLAQVVGATNVVVHCDSQVVTSHVNGEYECKGEKMRRYWEQAKKRMDGLQAKIVQIPRGENEHADRLSKAASAETMTPIDKVRNSKGLNFGQR